A region from the Azospirillaceae bacterium genome encodes:
- a CDS encoding ABC transporter permease — protein MEMHAHTPAAGAVTTPRTYDEPPRDRVLGLIPVSPITRGRLDMFRSNRRGFWSLWIFLALFVVTLFAEFLANDKPILVQYDGAYYMPVFKVYSEETFGGEFPTEADYRDTYVQELIQAKGWMVWPPLRYSYRTINYNLSQPAPAPPSAENLLGTDDQGRDVLARVIYGFRISVLFGLALTALSSAIAIAAGAVQGYFGGWVDLGFQRFVEIWSSMPRLFMLIILASIITPNFWWLLGFLLLFSWMGTSELVRTEFLRTRNLDYVRAARALGAGNLAVMFRHILPNALVATLTFLPFTLAGGITALTSLDFLGFGLPPGSPSLGELLNQGKANLQAPWLGITGFLVLAVTLTLVVFIGEAIRDAFNPRKTRGTLAQ, from the coding sequence ATGGAGATGCATGCCCACACCCCGGCCGCCGGCGCCGTGACGACCCCGCGCACCTACGACGAACCGCCGCGGGACCGCGTCCTGGGCCTGATCCCCGTTTCCCCCATCACCCGCGGCCGGCTGGACATGTTCCGGTCCAACCGGCGCGGTTTCTGGTCGCTGTGGATCTTCCTGGCGCTGTTCGTGGTGACCCTGTTCGCCGAGTTCCTGGCGAACGACAAGCCGATCCTGGTGCAGTACGACGGCGCCTATTACATGCCGGTCTTCAAGGTCTATTCCGAGGAGACGTTCGGCGGCGAGTTCCCGACCGAAGCCGACTACCGCGACACCTACGTCCAGGAGCTGATCCAGGCCAAGGGATGGATGGTGTGGCCGCCGCTGCGCTACTCGTACCGGACCATCAACTACAACCTGTCCCAGCCCGCCCCCGCCCCGCCGTCCGCCGAGAACCTGCTCGGCACCGACGACCAGGGCCGCGACGTGCTGGCCCGCGTCATCTACGGCTTCCGGATCTCGGTCCTGTTCGGCCTGGCGCTGACGGCGCTGTCGAGTGCGATCGCCATCGCCGCGGGTGCCGTGCAGGGCTATTTCGGCGGTTGGGTCGATCTGGGATTCCAGCGGTTCGTGGAGATCTGGTCCTCCATGCCGCGCCTGTTCATGTTGATCATCCTGGCCAGCATCATCACGCCGAACTTCTGGTGGCTGCTTGGCTTCCTGCTGCTGTTCAGCTGGATGGGCACGTCGGAACTGGTGCGGACCGAATTTCTGCGCACCCGCAACCTCGACTACGTGCGCGCCGCACGCGCGCTGGGGGCGGGCAACCTCGCCGTGATGTTCCGCCACATCCTGCCCAACGCGCTCGTGGCCACGCTGACCTTCCTGCCGTTCACGCTGGCGGGCGGCATCACGGCACTGACATCGCTCGATTTCCTGGGATTCGGCCTGCCGCCGGGGTCGCCGTCGCTGGGTGAGCTCCTGAACCAGGGCAAGGCGAACCTGCAGGCGCCATGGCTCGGCATCACCGGGTTCCTGGTGCTCGCCGTGACGCTGACCCTGGTCGTCTTCATCGGCGAAGCGATCCGCGACGCGTTCAATCCGCGCAAGACGCGTGGCACACTCGCGCAGTAA
- a CDS encoding ABC transporter ATP-binding protein, protein MTVGTANETLLSVRDLAVDFKVQGGAIHAVRGVSFDIARGETLALVGESGSGKSVSALSILQLLPYPFAHHPRGSVRFRGTELMGANNKVLRDVRGNRIAMIFQEPMTSLNPLHTIEKQISETLILHKGMNRAAARKRVLELLRLVGIPKPEGRLGSYPHELSGGQRQRVMIAMALANEPDLLIADEPTTALDVTIQAQILELLKDLQSRFGMALLLITHDLGVVRKMADRVCVMNKGEIVEAGTTRQIFEAPAHPYTQRLLAAEPKGEAAPPKPGAKTVMQTDEIRVHFPIKAGILRRTVDYVRAVDGITLNVREGQTVGVVGESGSGKTTLGMALLRLISSQGAIYFDGKQVQGLTPGQMRPLRRQMQVVFQDPYGSLSPRLSVGQIIEEGLKIHKIGGSRAERDRIIAQSLEEVGLDPVMRHRYPHEFSGGQRQRIAIARAMVLKPRFMVLDEPTSALDMSVQAQIVDLLRGLQAKHNLAYMFISHDLKVVRAMSNEVVVMKDGKVVEQGTAQQIFEAPQQDYTRALIAAAFDLKAVKTDAVST, encoded by the coding sequence ATGACCGTGGGCACCGCTAACGAAACGCTTCTGTCCGTCCGTGACCTCGCGGTCGATTTCAAGGTGCAGGGGGGCGCCATCCACGCCGTCCGCGGCGTCAGCTTCGACATTGCGCGGGGCGAGACGCTGGCGCTGGTGGGTGAGTCGGGGTCGGGCAAATCGGTCAGCGCCCTGTCGATCCTGCAACTGCTGCCCTACCCGTTCGCCCACCACCCGCGGGGTTCGGTGCGGTTCCGCGGGACGGAGCTGATGGGGGCGAACAACAAGGTTCTGCGCGACGTCCGGGGCAACCGGATCGCCATGATCTTCCAGGAGCCGATGACGTCGCTCAATCCGCTCCACACCATCGAGAAGCAGATTTCCGAGACCCTGATCCTGCACAAGGGGATGAACCGGGCCGCCGCCCGCAAGCGGGTGCTGGAACTGCTGCGGCTGGTCGGCATCCCCAAGCCCGAGGGGCGGCTCGGCTCCTACCCGCACGAGCTGTCGGGCGGCCAGCGCCAGCGCGTGATGATCGCGATGGCGCTGGCCAACGAGCCCGACCTGCTGATCGCCGACGAGCCGACCACGGCGCTCGATGTGACCATCCAGGCGCAGATCCTGGAACTGCTGAAGGATCTCCAGTCCCGCTTCGGCATGGCGCTGCTGCTGATCACCCACGACCTGGGCGTCGTCCGCAAGATGGCGGACCGGGTCTGCGTGATGAACAAGGGCGAGATCGTCGAGGCCGGCACGACGCGGCAGATCTTCGAAGCCCCCGCCCACCCCTATACCCAGCGCCTGCTGGCCGCCGAACCCAAGGGCGAAGCCGCCCCGCCCAAGCCCGGCGCCAAGACGGTCATGCAGACCGACGAGATCCGGGTCCACTTCCCCATCAAGGCGGGCATCCTGCGCCGGACCGTGGATTACGTCCGGGCGGTGGACGGCATCACGCTCAACGTGCGCGAAGGCCAGACGGTCGGCGTGGTGGGCGAGTCCGGGTCGGGCAAGACGACGCTGGGCATGGCGCTCCTGCGGCTGATCTCCAGCCAGGGCGCCATCTACTTCGACGGCAAGCAGGTCCAGGGCCTGACGCCCGGGCAGATGCGGCCGCTGCGCCGGCAGATGCAGGTGGTCTTCCAGGACCCCTACGGCTCGCTCAGCCCGCGGCTTTCGGTCGGTCAGATCATCGAGGAAGGCCTGAAGATCCACAAGATCGGCGGCAGCCGGGCCGAGCGTGACCGGATCATCGCGCAGTCCCTGGAAGAGGTCGGCCTCGACCCCGTCATGCGCCACCGCTACCCGCACGAATTCTCGGGCGGCCAGCGCCAGCGCATCGCCATTGCCCGGGCCATGGTGCTGAAGCCCCGCTTCATGGTGCTGGACGAGCCGACCTCGGCCCTCGACATGTCGGTGCAGGCGCAGATCGTCGACCTGCTGCGCGGCCTGCAGGCCAAGCACAACCTCGCCTACATGTTCATCAGCCACGACCTCAAGGTGGTCCGGGCCATGTCCAACGAGGTGGTGGTGATGAAGGACGGCAAGGTGGTGGAACAGGGCACCGCCCAGCAGATCTTCGAGGCGCCTCAGCAGGACTATACCCGCGCCCTGATCGCCGCCGCCTTCGACCTCAAGGCGGTGAAGACCGACGCGGTCAGCACCTGA
- a CDS encoding glyoxylate/hydroxypyruvate reductase A has protein sequence MALLFFGNADRASEWIGPLQQGVPGLEVRVYPDIGDPADIRYTLGFAPPPGVLKGLPNLQVMFSTGAGVDGTLRDPEVPAHVPLVRMVETGLTEGMTEYVVLHTLAWHRDLWAYAKAQEQGRWIQRPQTLARDRRVGILGLGVLGTDAARALSALRFDVAGWSRTPKHLDGVRGFAGGDGLDAFLARTEILICLLPLTSETRGLLDRRCLSRLPKGAVLINAARGAHVVDADLLALLDEGHLAGATLDVFHEEPLPADHPYWRHPKVVVTPHAAAQTLARGAAAEVARQIRRHQAGEPLENVVDRTRGY, from the coding sequence ATGGCCCTGCTGTTCTTCGGCAACGCCGACCGCGCCTCCGAGTGGATCGGCCCCTTGCAGCAGGGCGTGCCGGGCCTTGAGGTGCGGGTCTATCCGGATATCGGCGACCCGGCGGATATCCGCTACACGTTGGGCTTCGCCCCCCCGCCAGGGGTGCTGAAGGGCCTGCCGAACCTCCAGGTCATGTTCTCGACCGGGGCCGGCGTCGACGGCACGCTGCGGGATCCCGAGGTGCCGGCGCATGTGCCGCTGGTGCGCATGGTGGAAACCGGCCTGACCGAGGGCATGACCGAGTACGTGGTCCTGCACACGCTGGCTTGGCACCGGGACCTGTGGGCCTACGCAAAGGCGCAGGAACAGGGCCGGTGGATCCAACGGCCCCAGACGCTCGCACGGGACCGGCGCGTGGGCATCCTGGGCCTGGGCGTGCTGGGAACGGATGCGGCGCGGGCATTGTCGGCGCTCCGCTTCGACGTGGCGGGGTGGAGCCGCACGCCGAAACACCTGGACGGCGTGCGGGGCTTCGCGGGTGGTGATGGCCTGGACGCGTTCCTCGCGCGCACGGAAATCCTGATCTGCCTGCTGCCGCTGACGTCCGAGACGCGCGGGCTGCTGGACCGGCGATGCCTGTCCCGGCTGCCCAAGGGGGCCGTGCTGATCAACGCCGCCCGCGGCGCCCACGTGGTGGATGCCGACCTGTTGGCCCTGCTGGACGAAGGCCACTTGGCCGGCGCCACGCTGGACGTGTTCCACGAGGAGCCGTTGCCGGCCGACCATCCCTATTGGCGCCACCCCAAGGTGGTCGTCACACCCCACGCCGCCGCACAGACCCTGGCCCGCGGGGCGGCCGCCGAAGTCGCCCGCCAGATCCGCCGCCATCAGGCCGGCGAACCGCTGGAAAACGTGGTGGACCGGACGCGGGGGTATTGA